A stretch of DNA from Granulicella pectinivorans:
GGAGCGAAACATGGCGAGTTGGCCTCGCATCGCTGGATTGGTGCAAACACGCTGATCCCCAGCTTCTACAAGTATGATGTGCAGTTGGCGAAGACCAAGGCGTTTCTTGCCGCGGGTGTCTTCAATGTCGACCTGTTCAGTCTTGAGGTCAAGGGGAAGCCGACTGCGGCTCCACTGGGCGATGTGCCTGTGTCGGTTGCTCCGGGAGATCTGTTGACCGCTACGGTCGTCATCCAGAACAAGGGGGCCGCGCACTCGCATGTACCGGAACAGCGCGACATGTATGAGTCGTGGGTGGAGTTCAAGGTGATGGACGCGGCCGGCATGGTGCTGACGCATAGCGGCTATCTGAAGCCCGATGGTGAACTGGACGAGCGTGCCCATAGTTTCACCAATCGCCTGATCAATGCGCAGGGAACACTCAATGACAAACATCAGGTCTGGACCAACCGGATCGTCGCGTATAACAACACAATTCAATCCGGGCGATCGCAGAGTGTACGCTACCAGTTTCGTGTTCCCGAGACGGCGAAGAGCCCGCTGAGCATGACGGCGGAGGTGAAGTATCACCGCTTCAACCAGCATTTTATCGACTGGGCCATGAGCACGAAGGATGGGGTGCATGTCGACGAGCCCATGGTGACCATGGCGGCACGAACGCGCACGATCGCGATCGGCACTACACCTCCCGATGCCAAGCCTGCGGCGGATGTGAAGCCGATCGACAACCCTGCGTGGATGCGTTGGAACAACTACGGCATTGCACTGCTCGACGCGCAGCAGTATGCGGAGTCCGCAGCTGCCTTCGCGAAGGTTGCGGCGATACGCCCCGATTACGCGGATGCGTTCACGAATATCGCTCTTGCGGATTTTCAGTGGCAGCACTACGACGACTCACGCGCGGCGCTGAAGCAGGCGCTTAGGCTCAGCCCAGGCAATGCTCGGGCCTTGTATTACCTCTCGCTCATCGAGCGCAACGAGGGCAACCTGGATGCTGCCGTCGACGACCTGAAGAAGGTGGTCGAGAAGTTTCCGGACTCACGGGATGCGCATCGTGAGCTTGGGTTCTCGTACTATCAGCAACATCACTACGACCTTGCTAAGGATGAGTATGAGCGTCTTCAGGCCATCGACCCGGATGACCTTGCCGCGCATTACAACCTCTCGTTGATCTATCGTCGTCTGGGCATGAAGGAGAAGGCGGCCATCGAAGCGGCGCGGTTCAACGATCAGAAAGACGATCCGGCGGCCAGTGCGTTTGCTTTCGACTACTTGCGGAGCCATTCGGAGTTGTCGCAGGAGAGCACCCCCTGGCATACGCACTCCGACAGCGCGCCCTGAGGTTGTCTTTCGATCAGCGCATAATTCGGCGGTACTCGTTACACTTGTCGAAGAGCCCTTTCAAGGGCTTCGGAGCTGGAGTGCCCATAGTGGTGTTGTCTCTGTGCGGTGCCGGATCGAATCGCAATCGGTGAGGGTGCTTGATCGACGCAATGCCGGCAGAGGATACGGACGTTTTGCAAAGACATCCGCTTGATGCGGTCGCTCGCGAGCTTGCGAGCGACGGGCATCGGTCGAGCTCTGCGTGGCATGCACTTCCGGCAGCGTTCCGAGTACTGGCGGCGGAAACCCCCCGGTCCGTGCTCCTTGAGACCGCAAAGCAGGATGGCGATGGTGACAAGAGCCTGCTTTTTCTCGATCCTCGCGGCGAGTTGATTGCATGGACCGCTGCGGAGATGGATGAACTCCTGACAGAGGTTGACCGGCTCGTATCGGATGGAGCGTTTTTGGCTGGATTCTTTGGCTATGAGTGTGGCGATCACTTCATCGGGCTGGCACCGAGACGCGATGGGGTCGAGCCTCTGGCCTGGTTGGGGGTGTTCGGAGCTCCCATCGAGTTCGATCATCGCAGCGGTGTCATCCGGGGTGTGCTTCCTGAGATGCGCGCGGCGAGCCACGATGGGGATATGGCTGCCACGATTCATACGGATGGCTTGCAGATCGCGCGAGAGGACTACGATGCGGCCATCGCGAGCATCCATGGCTATCTGCAGGCCGGCGACACCTACCAGGTGAACTTTACGGACAGGATTGAGGGCGAGACAGACTCGGATGCCTTGACGGTTTACCAGACTTTGCTGCGGCAACAGCCGGTCCCCTTCGCCGCGTACATCGACAGTCCGTTCGGGACGATTCTTTCTTTCTCTCCTGAGTTATTTTTTCGGACGACGCAACGGCGAATCTGTGTGCGTCCCATGAAGGGGACGTGGCGACGTGGCGTGAATTTTACCGAGGATGAGAAAGCTCAGCGGCAGTTGCGGCATGATGAGAAGAACCGAAGCGAACATGTGATGATCGTGGACCTGCTGCGGAATGATCTTGGACGCATCTGCAGGTATGGTTCGGTGCACGTCGATGAACTCTTCCATGTTGAACGCTACAACACGCTTCTGCAGATGACCTCTACCTGTTCCGGCCAACTGCGCGATGGGGTGTCGCCCTCTGAGGTGCTCGTGAATCTGTTTCCGTGCGGATCGATTACAGGCGCTCCAAAGCGGAGATCGATGGAGATCATCCGGGAGCTGGAACGCCGTCCTCGCGGAGTGTATAGCGGTTGCATCGGCTTCTTCGGGCCCGATGGGGAGGCGTGCTTCAATGTTGCGATCCGCACGGTGAAGCTGGAAGGCAGACGTCTGTCCATGGGGGTTGGCGGCGGCATTACCGCTGATTCGAAGGCTGAGGAGGAGTTTGCAGAGTGTCGACTGAAGGCTGAGTTTCTTACCAGGAGACAGCCTTCTTTTTCGTTGATTGAGACCATGCGTGGGATGGACGGGGAGATCCCACTGCTGCCAAGGCACATGCAACGGCTGTCGGTGTCCGCGAGATACTTTGGGATGCTGTATGACGAGAGTGCGTTGTGGAGGGAACTGGTCTCCATGGCGCGGGACGGCGCGTGTGTCGAGAGCAAGGTACGTCTTATGCTGCACCAGACCGGTGACTGGACGATCTCTGTGTCCCCCCTGGAGCAGATGGCTTGGAGCGGACGTCTGCTGCTGGCAGAGGCACGCACGTGCGCGACGGACGTATCGCTGCATCATAAGACGACTTGTCGCGATCTGTATGAACGGAGTCTTGCGGAGGCTCACGCGAGGGGATTCGATGAGGTAATTTTCCTGAACAAGCAGGGCGAACTGACGGAGGGCGCGATCAGCAATCTGTTTCTCCAGGTTGGCGAGCAGTGGATGACTCCGAGTCTTCAGTGTGGAGTGCTTCCCGGAATTCAGCGCGCACAGATGCTGGAACACGTACAGCATGTGGAAGAGCGTACGCTTCGGCTTGAAGATCTTGCAGGGGCCGAGTCTGTCTATGTCTGCAACGCGCTGCGGGGTGTGCGTGTGGTCGTTTCCGTTGAAGCGGACGACGGCAGCGTTCTTTGGACGAAGAAGTAACCGCTTCGTGATTTTCTCCAGGCAAAAGAAAGGGCTGGCCTTTGCGGCCAGCCCTGTTCAGCGTGGAAAGATCCAGTTGTCCTCTAGAAGTTTGCACGAAGAGCGAACTGGAGGACACGGGGAGATCCAGCCGCGGTGATGCGACCGAAGGTTGAGGTTGAAGCGACCGTGCTTCCGGGATTGCTGTAGTTGCTGCGGTTGATGACGTTGAACGCCTCTGCCCGGAACTGGAGCTTGAATCGTTCTGCGATGGGGAAGACCTTGAAGCCAGAAGCATCTACGTTGAGCGAACCAGGCCCACGAAGGATGCCGCGGCTGCTGTTGCCGAACGTTCCGGTCGCCGCCTGCTGGAAGGCCGCGGTGTT
This window harbors:
- a CDS encoding tetratricopeptide repeat protein codes for the protein MLLILVAAGVLAMRMLHVPAAHASEDGVAARKAYHRRIASKYFAHFDDAAPFLPSNATTDTGEFIDPKSVPTAAYCGHCHQESHKQWRQSAHANAFRTPWYQKNVKLLMDTKGVEYARHCEGCHNPVALTSGSMTPGTEQKRAGDEDGVTCAVCHSIRQGDTRGTGSYVLSQPAVLMDEEGKPIYGKVTDAEILAHLDRHSAAVMQPFMKSPEFCASCHKAALPKTLNDYKWQRALFVYDEWQMSSFAKRSPLPFYVKDSVSTCQTCHMSRESLSAAGPDARDPGAKHGELASHRWIGANTLIPSFYKYDVQLAKTKAFLAAGVFNVDLFSLEVKGKPTAAPLGDVPVSVAPGDLLTATVVIQNKGAAHSHVPEQRDMYESWVEFKVMDAAGMVLTHSGYLKPDGELDERAHSFTNRLINAQGTLNDKHQVWTNRIVAYNNTIQSGRSQSVRYQFRVPETAKSPLSMTAEVKYHRFNQHFIDWAMSTKDGVHVDEPMVTMAARTRTIAIGTTPPDAKPAADVKPIDNPAWMRWNNYGIALLDAQQYAESAAAFAKVAAIRPDYADAFTNIALADFQWQHYDDSRAALKQALRLSPGNARALYYLSLIERNEGNLDAAVDDLKKVVEKFPDSRDAHRELGFSYYQQHHYDLAKDEYERLQAIDPDDLAAHYNLSLIYRRLGMKEKAAIEAARFNDQKDDPAASAFAFDYLRSHSELSQESTPWHTHSDSAP
- the pabB gene encoding aminodeoxychorismate synthase component I is translated as MLLETAKQDGDGDKSLLFLDPRGELIAWTAAEMDELLTEVDRLVSDGAFLAGFFGYECGDHFIGLAPRRDGVEPLAWLGVFGAPIEFDHRSGVIRGVLPEMRAASHDGDMAATIHTDGLQIAREDYDAAIASIHGYLQAGDTYQVNFTDRIEGETDSDALTVYQTLLRQQPVPFAAYIDSPFGTILSFSPELFFRTTQRRICVRPMKGTWRRGVNFTEDEKAQRQLRHDEKNRSEHVMIVDLLRNDLGRICRYGSVHVDELFHVERYNTLLQMTSTCSGQLRDGVSPSEVLVNLFPCGSITGAPKRRSMEIIRELERRPRGVYSGCIGFFGPDGEACFNVAIRTVKLEGRRLSMGVGGGITADSKAEEEFAECRLKAEFLTRRQPSFSLIETMRGMDGEIPLLPRHMQRLSVSARYFGMLYDESALWRELVSMARDGACVESKVRLMLHQTGDWTISVSPLEQMAWSGRLLLAEARTCATDVSLHHKTTCRDLYERSLAEAHARGFDEVIFLNKQGELTEGAISNLFLQVGEQWMTPSLQCGVLPGIQRAQMLEHVQHVEERTLRLEDLAGAESVYVCNALRGVRVVVSVEADDGSVLWTKK